One genomic region from Lepidochelys kempii isolate rLepKem1 chromosome 19, rLepKem1.hap2, whole genome shotgun sequence encodes:
- the FAM167B gene encoding protein FAM167B — MSYSHLKFKELGEEESNLDKENLDSVKALTAKLKLQTRRPSYSEWKARVQSQSWRNGVKEGAISSLKEEQGGEVFLEGTQAKVPSGSICGFATMDDALEWLREELQEMQAVDHQLARQLMRLRGQIHQLKVEQVCHQHKEMLDNATFGLEGCEEDTDLLCNIPPKAAFLLSTPLKHIGVTRMNINSRRFSLC, encoded by the exons ATGTCCTACAGCCACCTGAAGTTCAAGGAGCTAGGAGAAGAGGAGTCGAACTTGGACAAGGAGAACCTGGACAGTGTGAAGGCCCTGACGGCCAAGCTGAAGCTGCAGACTAGGAGGCCTTCCTACTCGGAGTGGAAGGCCCGAGTGCAGAGCCAGTCCTGGAGGAATGGGGTCAAGGAGGGAGCCATCAGCTCGCTGAaggaagagcagggaggagaggtgTTTCTGGAGGGGACTCAAGCCAAAGTGCCGTCCGGGAGCATCTGTGGGTTTGCCACCATGGATGATGCCCTGGAGTggctcagggaggagctg CAGGAGATGCAGGCTGTGGATCACCAGCTGGCACGGCAGCTGATGCGGCTGCGGGGGCAGATTCACCAGCTGAAGGTGGAGCAGGTGTGCCACCAGCACAAGGAGATGCTGGACAATGCCACCTTTGGCCTGGAGGGCTGTGAGGAGGACACAGACCTGCTCTGCAACATTCCTCCCAAGGCCGCCTTCTTGCTCTCCACGCCACTCAAGCACATTGGCGTCACACGCATGAACATCAACTCCCGGCGCTTCTCCCTCTGCTGA